The following are encoded together in the Buteo buteo chromosome 2, bButBut1.hap1.1, whole genome shotgun sequence genome:
- the CREM gene encoding cAMP-responsive element modulator isoform X14: MSVLLLVILHMLASLEQFMLSSGRGTGESCVQKLIMAVTGDETAATGDMPAYQIRTPTTALPQGVVMAASPGTLHSPQQLAEEATRKRELRLLKNREAARECRRKKKEYVKCLENRVAVLENQNKTLIEELKALKDLYCHKAE; encoded by the exons ATGTCAGTGCTCTTGCTTGTAATCCTGCACATGCTTGCTAGTTTGGAACAGTTCATGCTGAGCTCTGGTAGAGGAACAGGAGAATCGTGTGTGCAGAAGCTGATCATGGCTGTAACAGGAGATGAAACAG CTGCCACTGGAGACATGCCAGCTTACCAGATTCGAACTCCCACTACTGCCTTACCTCAGGGAGTAGTAATGGCAGCCTCACCAGGGACTTTGCATAGCCCTCAGCAACTGGCAGAAGAGGCAACACGCAAGAGAGAGCTgagacttctgaaaaatag GGAAGCTGCCAGAGAATGTcgcagaaagaagaaagaatatgtCAAATGTCTTGAAAATCGTGTGGCTGTGcttgaaaaccaaaacaagactCTCATTGAGGAACTCAAGGCCCTCAAAGATCTTTATTGTCATAAAGCAGAATAA
- the CREM gene encoding cAMP-responsive element modulator isoform X15 — translation MSVLLLVILHMLASLEQFMLSSGRGTGESCVQKLIMAVTGDETAATGDMPAYQIRTPTTALPQGVVMAASPGTLHSPQQLAEEATRKRELRLLKNREAAKECRRRKKEYIKCLESRVAVLEVQNKKLIEELETLKDICSSKTD, via the exons ATGTCAGTGCTCTTGCTTGTAATCCTGCACATGCTTGCTAGTTTGGAACAGTTCATGCTGAGCTCTGGTAGAGGAACAGGAGAATCGTGTGTGCAGAAGCTGATCATGGCTGTAACAGGAGATGAAACAG CTGCCACTGGAGACATGCCAGCTTACCAGATTCGAACTCCCACTACTGCCTTACCTCAGGGAGTAGTAATGGCAGCCTCACCAGGGACTTTGCATAGCCCTCAGCAACTGGCAGAAGAGGCAACACGCAAGAGAGAGCTgagacttctgaaaaatag gGAAGCTGCTAAAGAATGTCGACGTCGGAAGAAAGAATACATAAAATGTCTGGAGAGTCGTGTTGCAGTGCTAGAAGTTCAGAACAAGAAACTTATAGAGGAGCTTGAAACCCTAAAAGACATTTGCTCTTCCAAAACAgattag